A single region of the Saprospiraceae bacterium genome encodes:
- a CDS encoding PadR family transcriptional regulator: MITRITALDYAIMGLLQEGAKTGYVIRQVFEQTALGTYSSSPGSIYPALKKLEKRALVIKKALAKGDKEQFVLLPAGKTALLAWLNSELQKEDIEKHMTEVLLKFAFMETLLSKKKRIDFLKNLAALLEEHIHELKTFHQMHTDLLSLHGRLALENGIEGQAAHLRWTRHAIKEIRHAI; this comes from the coding sequence ATGATCACAAGAATCACCGCACTAGATTATGCCATTATGGGGCTTTTACAAGAAGGGGCCAAAACGGGCTATGTTATTCGCCAGGTTTTTGAACAAACGGCCCTGGGCACTTATAGCAGTAGCCCTGGAAGTATCTATCCGGCCTTGAAAAAATTAGAAAAGCGAGCATTAGTGATTAAAAAAGCCCTTGCAAAAGGAGATAAAGAACAATTCGTCTTACTCCCTGCTGGGAAAACAGCACTCTTGGCTTGGTTAAACAGTGAGTTGCAAAAAGAGGATATCGAAAAACACATGACGGAGGTGCTCCTAAAATTTGCCTTTATGGAAACTTTATTGAGCAAAAAAAAACGAATTGATTTTTTAAAAAATTTAGCAGCGCTGTTGGAAGAACATATTCATGAATTGAAAACATTTCACCAAATGCATACCGACCTCCTCAGTCTGCATGGCCGACTGGCCCTGGAAAACGGAATCGAAGGGCAAGCAGCACATCTTCGGTGGACCAGGCATGCGATCAAGGAAATCCGGCACGCCATTTAA
- a CDS encoding pyridoxal-phosphate dependent enzyme, with product MHSLFSAPTPLEKLKSPKEGVQLFIKRDDLLHPEGDEYFCGNKWRKLKYNLIKARAEGHQQLLTFGGAFSNHIAAVASAGQLFGFKTIGIIRGEAQVSLNPTLQHAEAMGMRLVYWDRARYREKENPAAIAALKKSFGSFYLLPEGGTNALALQGVGELVSELRAQIKLDHQTYLTLSCGTGGTMAGVILALQGQANVIGFPALKGDFLQTEIENLLLQPGKKLTSWSLQTTYHFGGYAKHQAELLSFMHLFKANNDIKLDPIYTGKLGFGVHDLIQKGYFLTGSTIIMIHTGGLQGIKGFQQRFPGFLDL from the coding sequence ATCCATTCCCTATTCAGTGCCCCGACCCCACTCGAAAAGCTCAAAAGCCCTAAAGAAGGGGTGCAGCTTTTTATCAAGCGAGATGATCTCCTGCATCCGGAAGGGGATGAATATTTCTGTGGTAATAAGTGGCGGAAGCTAAAATACAATCTAATAAAGGCAAGGGCCGAGGGGCATCAGCAATTGCTCACCTTCGGAGGGGCCTTCTCCAATCACATCGCGGCAGTAGCCAGTGCAGGACAATTATTTGGGTTTAAAACCATCGGCATCATCAGGGGGGAAGCACAGGTTTCACTTAATCCCACCTTACAACATGCCGAAGCAATGGGTATGAGACTGGTCTATTGGGATAGAGCAAGGTATCGCGAAAAAGAAAATCCTGCGGCTATCGCTGCCTTGAAAAAATCATTTGGCTCCTTTTACCTGCTACCGGAAGGAGGGACGAATGCCTTGGCACTTCAGGGCGTTGGAGAACTCGTCAGTGAGCTTCGGGCACAAATCAAACTCGATCATCAAACTTATCTCACCCTTAGCTGTGGAACAGGCGGTACCATGGCCGGCGTCATTCTTGCCCTGCAAGGCCAGGCAAACGTCATTGGTTTTCCGGCTTTAAAAGGCGATTTTTTACAAACCGAGATCGAAAATTTACTCCTGCAACCCGGGAAAAAATTGACCAGTTGGTCTTTACAAACGACTTATCATTTCGGAGGTTATGCAAAACACCAGGCAGAACTCCTTTCTTTTATGCATCTATTTAAGGCCAATAATGACATTAAACTTGATCCTATTTATACAGGAAAATTGGGTTTTGGGGTACATGATCTCATCCAAAAAGGCTATTTTCTGACAGGAAGTACCATCATTATGATTCATACGGGTGGCTTGCAGGGGATCAAGGGGTTTCAGCAACGATTTCCGGGTTTCTTGGATTTGTAA
- a CDS encoding dienelactone hydrolase — protein sequence MKIRPLSIVTISLLLCEIFTPVSSFAQAKENTFVYGDALPDAPELAARGAYQVGVRTLELVNKGQVDILNSKEGNDPLYDRPLTIEVWYPAINKGEDGGLISYEEVMGTAGDPKRPNIPFTFYGRATRDAAPVTADGAFPLVVVSHGYVGSRFLMTYLTENLASKGYVVVAIDHTESTFRDAAGFQSTLLNRSKDILFIVDEVAKLGTARNDHFLSGLVDAEHTAIIGYSMGGYGALNAAGAGYSDKAINFFTGMTGGSKALATRGMQSEAFKQSYDPRIKAVVAFAPWGMKQGIWDTETLKGLKVPTFFIAGSQDDISGYENGIKAIYTGAMHADRYLLTYANARHNVAPNPPPAEALQPGLHIDEYYRYAEPSWDERRINNINQHFVTAFLGLHLKQKDYGKYLDVKENSNEETWPGFIPRSSTGMELLHTAAEN from the coding sequence ATGAAAATTCGACCTTTATCTATTGTAACGATCAGTTTGCTGTTATGCGAAATATTTACCCCTGTGTCCTCCTTTGCTCAGGCAAAAGAAAACACATTTGTTTATGGCGATGCCTTACCCGATGCCCCGGAATTGGCAGCTCGGGGAGCCTACCAGGTTGGCGTGCGAACACTCGAATTGGTGAATAAAGGGCAAGTCGATATTCTTAACTCAAAAGAGGGTAACGATCCGCTTTACGATCGCCCCTTAACAATAGAAGTTTGGTACCCTGCGATCAATAAGGGTGAAGATGGCGGTTTGATTAGTTATGAAGAAGTCATGGGTACGGCCGGTGACCCTAAAAGGCCAAACATCCCCTTTACATTTTATGGAAGAGCAACAAGGGATGCGGCGCCGGTAACTGCCGATGGTGCTTTCCCTTTGGTGGTCGTTTCTCATGGCTATGTGGGCTCCAGGTTTTTGATGACATATCTAACAGAGAATTTGGCATCTAAGGGCTATGTCGTTGTGGCTATCGATCATACCGAATCTACGTTTAGAGATGCTGCAGGATTTCAGAGTACGTTACTCAATCGATCAAAAGATATTTTGTTTATAGTGGATGAAGTAGCCAAACTGGGTACAGCACGGAATGATCATTTCTTATCGGGCCTGGTAGATGCCGAACACACTGCGATTATTGGTTATTCAATGGGAGGTTATGGTGCGCTCAATGCAGCAGGTGCAGGCTATAGTGATAAGGCCATTAATTTCTTTACGGGCATGACTGGCGGCAGTAAGGCGCTAGCGACGCGAGGCATGCAAAGTGAAGCATTTAAGCAGTCCTATGATCCGAGAATAAAAGCAGTGGTCGCCTTTGCGCCCTGGGGTATGAAACAAGGTATCTGGGATACAGAAACGTTAAAAGGATTGAAGGTACCTACCTTTTTTATAGCTGGAAGTCAGGATGATATCTCGGGTTATGAAAACGGTATCAAGGCTATTTATACTGGTGCAATGCATGCGGATCGCTATCTATTGACCTATGCCAATGCCCGGCACAATGTGGCGCCAAATCCACCACCGGCAGAGGCTTTACAGCCCGGCCTACATATTGACGAATACTACCGTTATGCCGAACCTTCCTGGGATGAGCGCCGCATCAATAATATCAATCAACATTTTGTCACTGCATTCTTGGGCCTGCATCTAAAGCAGAAAGATTATGGAAAATACTTAGACGTAAAGGAAAATTCCAATGAAGAAACATGGCCAGGATTTATACCTCGTTCTTCCACCGGAATGGAGTTGTTGCATACGGCGGCCGAAAATTAG
- a CDS encoding TetR/AcrR family transcriptional regulator, with product MYHLFFFRLLEQMTTAEKIRDKACELFNEKGIAEVSIRDIAAALDISHGNLRYHYPGKGLIIEAIFQACLEASDKVMEQLDHPAVELSTILMATAQQAVKFWEFRFLLKDLLAITQQYPKVGDALRQMYRHREQQLNNIFQYLHHKGLLQEEVFPGYYKMVIENCLMATDFGISFVELNYPNVPETEKIHRYHLSWFVPMLACLTEKGQNEIFPLLQDWRGGSSNVFFMSASK from the coding sequence TTGTATCATTTATTTTTTTTCCGTCTCTTAGAGCAAATGACCACAGCAGAAAAAATACGAGACAAAGCCTGCGAACTCTTTAACGAAAAAGGCATAGCTGAGGTATCCATCCGCGATATCGCCGCGGCTTTGGATATTAGCCATGGCAATTTACGTTACCATTACCCAGGGAAAGGACTTATTATTGAAGCCATTTTTCAGGCCTGCCTGGAGGCATCTGATAAAGTGATGGAACAATTGGATCATCCTGCCGTGGAGTTATCGACCATCTTAATGGCCACCGCACAACAAGCCGTCAAGTTTTGGGAATTTCGTTTTTTACTAAAAGACCTACTGGCTATTACCCAGCAATACCCAAAGGTAGGAGATGCCCTGCGGCAAATGTACCGGCACAGAGAGCAACAATTAAACAATATTTTTCAATATCTTCATCATAAGGGATTGCTCCAGGAAGAAGTATTCCCGGGGTATTACAAAATGGTCATTGAAAATTGCCTGATGGCCACTGATTTTGGCATTTCCTTTGTGGAACTAAACTACCCCAATGTGCCTGAAACAGAAAAGATTCACCGCTACCACCTTAGCTGGTTCGTCCCAATGTTGGCTTGCCTAACGGAAAAAGGACAGAATGAAATATTTCCTTTGTTACAGGATTGGAGGGGTGGGAGCAGTAACGTTTTTTTTATGTCGGCCTCGAAGTGA
- a CDS encoding NAD(P)H-dependent oxidoreductase, translating into MKKILIVNGHPDKESYCAALCEAYALGAKKNKALEVKTLHLIDLTFDPILHYGYKKRTELEPDLIRAQQLLKEADHTVWVYPTWWGGLPALLKGFIDRVFLPGFSFKYRENSQLWDKLMKGKTTRVITTMDAPLWYYRIVYGSPGHKAMKRVILGFCGYKARFATIGGMKTKSTLSLERWLKKVAILGEAGG; encoded by the coding sequence ATGAAAAAAATATTGATTGTCAATGGACATCCAGATAAAGAAAGCTATTGTGCAGCTCTTTGTGAGGCTTATGCATTGGGGGCTAAAAAGAATAAAGCATTGGAAGTGAAAACCCTCCATTTAATTGACCTGACGTTTGATCCCATTTTGCATTACGGTTATAAAAAGCGAACCGAATTAGAGCCAGATCTTATTCGTGCGCAGCAGCTTCTAAAGGAAGCAGACCACACCGTTTGGGTTTATCCTACCTGGTGGGGTGGCCTACCGGCTTTGTTGAAAGGTTTCATAGATCGCGTTTTTCTTCCCGGTTTTAGTTTTAAATACCGTGAAAATAGTCAGCTTTGGGATAAACTAATGAAGGGAAAAACGACTCGGGTAATCACCACTATGGATGCACCCCTTTGGTATTATCGGATAGTTTATGGCAGCCCTGGTCATAAAGCGATGAAAAGGGTGATTTTGGGTTTTTGTGGATACAAAGCTCGTTTTGCAACGATTGGTGGGATGAAGACTAAATCAACCCTTTCATTGGAGCGGTGGCTGAAAAAAGTAGCGATATTGGGCGAAGCGGGAGGGTAA
- a CDS encoding DinB family protein, whose protein sequence is MQKELLMEILAQNQVTCGFAFQKLSTENLSLRLNDNTASLGFIYRHIGETMNMFGAFFGEIMGVENTTMGQEDKGQGKVLEDSVKLVSQGYEMLQRLVENNTDSWWLEEIDTPFFGRVTRIRLFAHVLFHNAHHAGQLSLTLARGSRI, encoded by the coding sequence ATGCAAAAAGAACTGTTAATGGAAATATTGGCGCAAAATCAAGTTACCTGTGGTTTTGCCTTCCAGAAACTTTCAACGGAGAATCTGAGCCTTAGACTTAACGATAATACAGCTTCGCTTGGGTTTATATACAGGCATATCGGGGAGACCATGAATATGTTTGGCGCTTTTTTTGGAGAAATAATGGGCGTAGAGAACACCACCATGGGGCAAGAGGATAAAGGCCAGGGTAAAGTGTTGGAAGATAGCGTAAAACTAGTGTCGCAAGGCTATGAAATGCTGCAAAGATTAGTGGAAAACAATACTGATTCCTGGTGGTTGGAGGAAATCGATACCCCGTTTTTTGGAAGGGTAACCCGGATTAGGCTCTTTGCACATGTGTTGTTTCATAATGCTCACCATGCTGGTCAGCTTTCATTGACGCTGGCAAGAGGTAGCCGTATTTAA
- the pgeF gene encoding peptidoglycan editing factor PgeF, which produces MEQKKASFETALLGFRRPMQLSSFPYLLVAESTRHGGCSPMPYASMNLGLYSEDTAENVQKNRDTWFGRLGIAEGQVAGMHQVHSAEVLLVNQAGQYKGYDALITQQVGLYLTVTIADCTPILLFDAANQAVAAIHAGWRGTVGHIAAKTLAAMNAAFGTKAMDCYAYIGTCIDECSFEVDADVADHFTDPFKRWDEVRQKFFIDLKACNSAVLEKAGIPASQIEQSPYSTVLHNDDYFSYRKEKGKTGRMLGVIGVSQAN; this is translated from the coding sequence TTGGAACAAAAAAAAGCATCATTTGAAACAGCCCTGCTCGGCTTTCGCCGGCCAATGCAATTATCCTCCTTTCCCTATCTGCTTGTGGCCGAAAGTACTCGGCATGGTGGATGCAGTCCAATGCCCTATGCTTCTATGAACCTGGGGCTTTATTCTGAGGATACGGCCGAAAATGTACAAAAAAACAGAGACACTTGGTTTGGGCGTTTGGGGATTGCGGAGGGGCAGGTGGCAGGTATGCACCAGGTGCATAGTGCGGAGGTGTTGTTGGTCAATCAAGCCGGGCAATACAAGGGATATGATGCCCTCATCACGCAACAAGTAGGCCTTTATTTGACGGTAACTATCGCAGACTGCACACCGATTTTGTTATTCGACGCTGCTAATCAGGCCGTGGCGGCTATCCACGCTGGCTGGCGGGGCACGGTAGGCCATATCGCCGCCAAGACCCTGGCAGCTATGAACGCAGCCTTTGGGACCAAAGCAATGGATTGTTATGCTTATATTGGCACCTGCATCGATGAATGTTCCTTTGAGGTGGACGCCGATGTAGCCGATCATTTCACCGACCCTTTTAAGCGTTGGGACGAGGTGCGCCAGAAGTTTTTCATTGACTTAAAAGCTTGCAACAGCGCCGTTTTGGAAAAAGCAGGCATACCTGCCTCTCAGATTGAACAGTCACCCTATTCTACTGTATTACATAATGATGATTATTTTTCTTACCGAAAGGAAAAAGGTAAAACGGGTAGAATGTTGGGCGTAATTGGGGTAAGTCAAGCAAATTAG
- a CDS encoding TonB-dependent receptor: MLFKKISLLLGAVVLLSSQTLWAQSEKGLITGKVQDPDGNPVAFANVVLKLAKDSSLFKIEYTKEDGGFAILQVPQGAYWLDISYVGLPTYQSAIINLADGQKLNIETINLQAGATNLSEVVVKAEKPLLEIRPDKMVLNVEGSINATGNNAMDLLRKSPGVVVDNNDNISMLGRTGVQIYIDGKPSPLSSADLASFLKTVQSTEIEAIEIITNPSSRYDAESTAGIINIRMKKDKRLGANANLNLGGSMGQVGQYNGSINGNFRNKHLNAFGSIGFYEGENRNYMSIYREQSDLVFDQNGLSESNWGGQNFRFGTDFFLTNTQTLGFLVNGNLNESGSSNNSRTFIGMLGESAFDSVLVANNTQNSERDNFNFNLNYKIDDGKGKVWNVDADYGLFRNTGDSYQPNFYKDATETETLSERIFANNTPSNIDIYTLKLDHERPLFGGKAEIGAKFSLVRTDNTFDFFNVINEENILDLDRSNQFEYKENVNAGYVNYAKQIKKWGLQAGLRLEHTHSSGDLTSAKPTDNDFVERDYVNLFPSAGLTYAMNQKNTFQLSYSRRINRPSYQDLNPFEDKLDELTFQQGNPFLQPEYANNFQLSHSFNYRFNTTFSFSHTQDLITRQTEASGEKASYITWLNLDDQYVYSLNFSAPVPLAKWWSSYTSLTGTYSQNKAESLRGNKVDLDATSFNLYSQHTFRLPKDVSFELSGWYNAPGLWGGTFNMDEMWSMDAGVQKKVLGGRGNLKVSISDIFKTNKWHGVSEFGSLFMDVGGRWDSRRLRVNFSYMLGNTQVKDARRRKTGLEEEQSRVKSGN, from the coding sequence ATGTTATTTAAGAAGATCTCTCTTCTATTGGGGGCTGTTGTGCTATTGTCAAGTCAAACCTTGTGGGCACAAAGCGAAAAAGGACTTATCACAGGGAAGGTCCAAGACCCCGACGGAAATCCGGTTGCTTTCGCCAACGTCGTTTTAAAATTAGCCAAAGATTCAAGTCTGTTCAAAATAGAATACACCAAAGAAGATGGTGGTTTTGCTATTTTGCAGGTGCCACAAGGCGCTTACTGGCTGGATATTTCTTATGTTGGCCTACCTACCTACCAATCTGCGATCATCAACCTGGCAGATGGACAAAAGTTGAACATCGAAACGATTAATTTGCAAGCAGGCGCTACGAACCTCAGTGAGGTGGTGGTCAAGGCAGAGAAACCCCTGCTAGAAATCAGGCCCGACAAGATGGTGCTCAATGTAGAAGGCAGTATCAACGCCACCGGCAATAATGCCATGGACTTGCTGCGTAAATCTCCAGGCGTAGTTGTTGACAATAATGACAATATCTCCATGTTGGGGCGTACAGGTGTCCAAATTTATATCGATGGCAAACCTTCACCTTTGAGTTCGGCGGATTTGGCTTCTTTCCTGAAAACGGTGCAAAGTACCGAGATTGAAGCGATAGAAATTATTACCAATCCATCCTCTCGTTATGATGCCGAAAGTACAGCCGGTATCATCAATATCAGGATGAAAAAAGATAAGCGACTAGGTGCCAACGCCAATCTCAACCTTGGCGGTTCGATGGGTCAAGTGGGTCAATACAATGGTTCTATCAATGGCAACTTCAGAAACAAGCACCTGAATGCTTTCGGTTCGATTGGTTTTTATGAAGGAGAGAACCGTAACTATATGAGCATTTATCGGGAGCAGTCAGACCTTGTTTTCGATCAAAATGGTCTCAGTGAGTCCAATTGGGGTGGGCAGAATTTCCGATTCGGTACAGACTTCTTCCTGACGAACACGCAGACACTTGGATTTTTGGTAAATGGAAACCTCAATGAAAGCGGAAGTAGCAACAATAGTAGAACCTTTATAGGTATGCTAGGCGAATCTGCTTTTGATAGCGTGTTGGTTGCGAATAATACCCAAAACAGCGAGCGTGATAATTTCAATTTTAACCTCAACTATAAAATTGATGATGGTAAGGGTAAAGTTTGGAACGTTGACGCTGACTATGGCCTGTTCAGAAACACCGGCGATTCCTACCAGCCCAATTTTTATAAAGATGCCACCGAAACGGAAACGCTTTCCGAGCGTATCTTTGCCAATAATACACCTTCCAATATTGATATCTACACCTTGAAACTGGATCATGAACGTCCACTTTTCGGAGGTAAGGCGGAAATAGGAGCCAAATTCTCTTTGGTAAGAACAGATAATACCTTTGATTTCTTCAATGTGATTAATGAAGAAAATATACTTGACTTGGATCGGAGCAACCAGTTTGAATACAAAGAAAATGTAAATGCAGGTTATGTGAACTACGCCAAGCAAATCAAAAAATGGGGACTACAAGCGGGGCTTCGACTGGAACATACCCATTCCTCTGGTGATTTGACTAGTGCAAAGCCGACGGATAATGATTTTGTGGAACGAGACTATGTCAATTTATTTCCTTCTGCTGGCTTGACTTATGCCATGAACCAGAAAAATACCTTCCAATTGTCTTATAGCCGCAGGATCAATCGCCCATCTTATCAGGATTTAAATCCATTTGAAGACAAGCTGGATGAGTTGACTTTTCAGCAAGGTAATCCTTTCTTGCAACCAGAATATGCCAATAATTTTCAGCTGTCTCATTCGTTCAACTATCGCTTTAATACCACCTTCAGCTTTAGCCACACCCAGGATTTGATTACCCGTCAAACGGAGGCTTCTGGTGAAAAAGCCAGTTATATTACCTGGTTGAATCTAGATGACCAATACGTATACAGCTTGAATTTTAGTGCGCCAGTTCCTTTGGCTAAATGGTGGAGTTCTTATACCAGCTTGACCGGAACTTATAGCCAAAATAAAGCAGAGAGTTTGCGCGGCAATAAAGTAGACCTTGATGCGACTTCGTTCAACCTTTATAGCCAACACACTTTCCGCCTGCCTAAGGATGTCTCCTTCGAATTATCTGGCTGGTATAATGCGCCTGGCCTTTGGGGAGGAACGTTTAATATGGATGAGATGTGGAGTATGGATGCAGGTGTACAAAAGAAAGTATTGGGAGGCCGTGGTAACCTGAAAGTTTCCATTAGCGATATCTTCAAAACCAACAAATGGCACGGCGTTAGTGAATTCGGTTCCTTGTTTATGGACGTAGGAGGCCGTTGGGATAGCCGT